In a genomic window of Mus pahari chromosome 8, PAHARI_EIJ_v1.1, whole genome shotgun sequence:
- the LOC110325435 gene encoding ataxin-7-like protein 3B, whose amino-acid sequence MEDISLGNLDTKKLEDLAQEICVDLIEDSCLGFCFEVYRAVKCGYFYQEFADTGGVKDFGIQPGKGKGACGLRLCLLPGEPEDGPQLELQRSPPEFQ is encoded by the coding sequence ATGGAGGATATCTCGTTGGGCAACCTGGATACTAAAAAGCTGGAGGATCTCGCCCAGGAGATCTGTGTAGACCTGATAGAAGATTCCTGCCTGGGATTCTGCTTTGAGGTGTACCGGGCAGTCAAATGTGGCTACTTCTACCAGGAGTTTGCAGACACTGGTGGCGTGAAGGATTTTGGCATTCAGCCAGGGAAAGGCAAAGGAGCATGTGGCCTCcgtctctgcctgcttcctggagAACCTGAGGATGGGCCCCAATTGGAGCTGCAGCGTTCACCTCCGGAATTCCAGTAG